The sequence below is a genomic window from Sorangiineae bacterium MSr12523.
GTCAAACCCAGCAGCCCGCACCACCGCCCCCGCCGCCGCAAGCCGCACCGTCACCGTACCCGGGAGGGCCCTACCTTTCGCAGGACATCCCTCCGCCCCCGCCGCCGATCGAATACGAGCCCGCGCCTGAGCCTGTTCACGCGCCGAACTATTCCTTCTACGCCGGAGCGTCGCTGCGCGCGTTGGGCTTTGGCGGCTACTTCTATACGAACGAGCTCGGCCGAGAGGAGACCACGGGCAATTTCCTTGGCCCCGGTCCCGCGGTCGAAGTGGACCTCGGCGCGCGACTCGGCAAGCACTACATCCCGTTCCTCTTTTGGGAACACGGATTCATGAGACAAGGTCATCGATTCGATGGAACCGATGCCACGTCGTCGAGTGATCTCATAGGCCTTGGATTCCGCTACGCCGCCGGCAACGTGGATCGCGCGAGTTTTCTCTCCGAACTATCCATCGGTCTGCGCACCGTGACGGTGAAGAACGGCAACGAGACCTTCAAGATGTCGACGTGGGAGCTTTTCCGCCTCGGCCTCGGAGCGGAAATCCGATTTTCGAAGTTGTTTACCATTTCGCCGATGGCCCACATCTCCAGCGGCGCGATGAACGATAGCGATGGAAGCGTGACCTTCAGCGCCGACGGCTCACGCGATTATGCGGCCGCGGCAGCTTCCGATCCGAATATTCGGGCGCCATTTCATCCAACGTTCGTCAATGGCCAAAATATCCAATCGGGAAGGAGCTATGTCGTAGTCGGTATTGGCTGCGGAGCTCACTTTGATATTTTCGGAAAATGAATTAGAGCAAAGGCATGTCGACGGCCGTCGGCGTTGATGGGTTGGGGAACGCGCCTTCGTGGCTGCGAGGCATTCGGGCTGCGGTGACCGTCCTCACGCGCGTGCCCGTGGGCGGCTTTCCGTATTCGGATGCGGACTGGCGATGGTCGGCGGCGTACCTGCCGCTCGTGGGCACCATGCTCGGGGCCCTGCTCTCCGGCGTGTGGATCCTCACCGTGCGCGCCGGGCTTTTGGTGGCCGCGGTCATGGCCGTCGGTGTTTCGCTCTTCATCACGGGGGCGATGCACGAAGATGGATTGGCCGACACGGCCGATGCGCTGGGCGGTGGGACCACGCGGGAGCGGGTGCTCGCGATTTTGAAGGACAGTCGCATCGGCGCTTTCGGTGCGGCGGCGCTGACCATCACCTTGCTTTTGCGTGTGGCGCTGCTCGAGCGACTCGGGCCCGTCGCGCCCATCGCGTTGGTCTTCACCCATGGCGCGGCGCGTCTCGGGCCCGTGTGGCTGATGGCGACGTTGCCCTATGTGACCGACGAGTCGGTGGCCAAGAGTCGATCCATCGTGGCCGCGGGTCGGGTGCAAGTGGCCGTTGCCACGGGATGGGTGCTCGTCGTGGGGGCGGCCCTCTGCTTGATGGACGCGCTCAACGTGTTCGAGGTCGTGTCGGCCTTGGCCGCGGCGGCCACCGTGTGCATGTTCTGCGCCTTCCGCTTTCAGGCTCGTGTGGGCGGCATTACGGGCGACTTCCTCGGCGCCGCCGAGCAAGTGAGCGAGTGCGCGATGCTGCTGACCTTGGCCATCGTGCGCGGCGGCCCACCTTGATCCTGTGGGTTGCACGGCATGCGCCGGTCGCGGATCCGGGAGCGCGCTGTTACGGCCGCACCGATGTAGCGGTGACCGTCCCGCACGATCGCGCGGCGGCGACGTTGGCGGCGTCCTTTCCACCGAATGAGCCACCGCCCGAGGCGGTGTGGACCTCACCGGTGTCGCGCTGCGCGGCCGTGGCCGAGCACCTCGCGGGGCATTGGCGTGCCGCCTTCCGCGTCGATGCGGCGCTGTACGAGATGAACTTCGGTGCGTGGGACGGCCTTTGCTGGACGGACATCCGCGCGCGGGATGGCGAGGCCTACGAGCGCTGGATGCGCGAGTGGGAGCACGTCGCACCGCCGGGTGGCGAAGCCCCGCAGGACATCGAGCGGCGGGTGCGGGCATGGTTGACGTCGCTGTCATTGGAGCCAGCCCAATCGCATGGGCTCGTGGCGCATGCGGGTGTGGTGCGGGCGCTTTATGTCGTGCTCGAGGGCTGCTCATGGCCCGATGCCATGGGGCGCACCGTCGAGCACCTCGCATGGGTCCCGTTTCGCTTGGGGCACTCTTGACATCGGATGCAGGCATCGACGAGCATGCGCGCCGTTGACAATTGAATCGCCTCGGGTGCCCGTAAGGGCACAACAGGGAAGCCGGTGAAATGCCGGCGCGGT
It includes:
- a CDS encoding adenosylcobinamide-GDP ribazoletransferase, which produces MSTAVGVDGLGNAPSWLRGIRAAVTVLTRVPVGGFPYSDADWRWSAAYLPLVGTMLGALLSGVWILTVRAGLLVAAVMAVGVSLFITGAMHEDGLADTADALGGGTTRERVLAILKDSRIGAFGAAALTITLLLRVALLERLGPVAPIALVFTHGAARLGPVWLMATLPYVTDESVAKSRSIVAAGRVQVAVATGWVLVVGAALCLMDALNVFEVVSALAAAATVCMFCAFRFQARVGGITGDFLGAAEQVSECAMLLTLAIVRGGPP
- a CDS encoding histidine phosphatase family protein, translated to MILWVARHAPVADPGARCYGRTDVAVTVPHDRAAATLAASFPPNEPPPEAVWTSPVSRCAAVAEHLAGHWRAAFRVDAALYEMNFGAWDGLCWTDIRARDGEAYERWMREWEHVAPPGGEAPQDIERRVRAWLTSLSLEPAQSHGLVAHAGVVRALYVVLEGCSWPDAMGRTVEHLAWVPFRLGHS